The following are from one region of the Sorghum bicolor cultivar BTx623 chromosome 2, Sorghum_bicolor_NCBIv3, whole genome shotgun sequence genome:
- the LOC8057323 gene encoding uncharacterized protein LOC8057323, whose protein sequence is MRSRARAALLAALGAAELLLSAVVHLGYAFYIFGTAVIADVSASLVNKALMPGGGVAKGVAVEGEDEAAVVLDGSVPPIVLVHGIFGFGKGRLGGLSYFAGAEKKDDRVLVPDLGSLTSVHDRARELFYYLKGGQVDYGEEHSRASGHSRFGRTYARGHYPVWDEDHPVHLVGHSAGAQVIRLLQQMLHDGEFEGHADDTSERWVLSVTSLSGALNGTTRAYIDGMRADDDDKDGEGWRSLRPVCLLQICRVGSVLYHWLDLPWLNRYYDFGFDHFGMSRRVVGVSGLADLLLGGDGNGRRGPFATGDWIVPDLTIQGAARINARVSTFPGTFYFSYASRRTTARAPGGATVPSGVTTIHPLLFLRVLQMCRWRYPAGAPYPGYRDEDWEDNDGALNTFSMTHPRIPVEHPSVRVENDEDCHPLRPGIWYYKIVEADHMAFVINRRRGGVQFDLVYDSIFHNCRKHVFRRTAPPPTLPDQSQS, encoded by the exons ATGAGGAGCCGGGCGAGGGCGGCGCTGCTGGCCGCGCTGGGCGCCGCGGAGCTGCTCCTCAGCGCGGTCGTCCACCTGGGCTACGCCTTCTACATCTTCGGCACCGCCGTCATCGCCGACGTCTCCGCCTCCCTCGTGAACAAGGCCCTTATgcccggcggcggcgtggcCAAGGGCGTCGCCGTCGAGGGCGAGGAcgaggccgcggtggtgctcgaCGGATCCGTCCCGCCCATCGTGCTGGTGCACGGCATCTTCGGCTTCGGCAAAGGC AGGCTGGGCGGGCTGTCCTACTTCGCCGGCGCGGAGAAGAAGGACGACCGGGTGCTGGTGCCGGACCTGGGCTCGCTCACCAGCGTCCACGACAGGGCCCGGGAGCTCTTCTACTACCTGAAAGGCGGGCAGGTGGACTACGGCGAGGAGCACAGCCGTGCGTCCGGCCACTCCCGGTTCGGCCGCACCTACGCGCGAGGCCACTACCCGGTGTGGGACGAGGACCACCCGGTGCACCTGGTGGGCCACTCGGCCGGCGCGCAGGTGATCCGCCTGCTGCAGCAGATGCTCCACGACGGCGAGTTCGAGGGCCACGCCGACGACACCTCGGAGCGGTGGGTGCTGAGCGTCACCTCACTCTCCGGCGCGCTCAACGGCACCACGCGCGCCTACATCGACGGGATgcgcgccgacgacgacgacaaggaCGGCGAGGGCTGGCGGTCGCTGCGGCCCGTGTGCCTCCTCCAGATCTGCCGCGTCGGCAGCGTGCTCTACCACTGGCTCGACCTCCCATGGCTCAACCGCTACTACGACTTCGGCTTCGACCACTTCGGCATGTCGCGGCGCGTCGTCGGCGTGTCCGGGCTCGCGGACCTCCTGCTCGGCGGCGACGGCAACGGCAGGCGAGGGCCCTTCGCCACGGGGGACTGGATCGTGCCCGACCTCACCATCCAGGGCGCCGCCAGGATCAACGCCCGGGTAAGCACGTTCCCGGGCACCTTCTACTTCAGCTACGCCAGCCGGCGCACCACCGCCAGGGCACCTGGCGGCGCCACCGTGCCGTCCGGGGTGACGACGATCCACCCGCTGCTCTTCCTCCGCGTCCTGCAGATGTGCCGCTGGCGCTACCCCGCCGGCGCGCCGTACCCGGGGTACAGGGACGAGGACTGGGAGGACAACGACGGCGCGCTCAACACCTTCTCCATGACGCACCCGAGGATCCCCGTCGAGCATCCCAGCGTGCGGGTGGAGAACGATGAGGACTGCCATCCGCTGCGGCCGGGGATCTGGTACTACAAGATCGTGGAGGCGGACCACATGGCGTTCGTCATCAACCGGCGGCGAGGAGGCGTGCAGTTCGACCTCGTCTACGACAGCATCTTCCACAACTGCCGGAAGCATGTCTTCCGGCGGACTGCCCCGCCGCCGACGCTCCCGGATCAGAGTCAGAGCTGA
- the LOC110432894 gene encoding spermidine synthase 1 has translation MEAEAAAKRARESGEDAAAGAGAGAEAAAAGAGEQAGISAVIPGWFSEISPMWPGEAHSLKVEKVLFQGKSDYQNVMVFQSSTYGKVLVLDGVIQVTERDECAYQEMITHLPLCSIKDPKKVLVIGGGDGGVLREVSRHSSVEQIDICEIDKMVVDVSKQFFPHLAVGFEDPRVSLHIGDGVAFLKNAPEGTYDAVIVDSSDPIGPAQELFEKPFFQSVARALRPGGVVCTQAESIWLHMHIIEDIVVNCRQVFKGSVNYAWTTVPTYPSGVIGFMLCSTEGPAVDFQHPVFNIEEDEHSTKAKGPLKFYNSEIHTASFCLPSFAKRVIESKAN, from the exons ATGGAGGCCGAGGCGGCGGCCAAGAGGGCGCGGGAGAGCGGGGAGGACGCCGCCGCGGGTGCGGGTGCGGGGGCCGAGGCTGCGGCAGCCGGGGCCGGCGAGCAGGCGGGGATCTCCGCCGTCATCCCGGGATGGTTCTCCGAGATTAGCCCCATGTGGCCTG GTGAGGCGCACTCTTTAAAGGTGGAGAAGGTGCTGTTCCAAGGGAAATCAGACTACCAAAATGTGATGGTTTTTCAG TCCTCTACGTACGGGAAGGTGCTCGTCCTCGATGGGGTTATTCAGGTGACAGAGAGGGATGAGTGTGCCTACCAAGAGATGATTACTCACCTGCCCCTTTGCTCCATCAAAGATCCCAAGAAG GTGTTGGTTATTGGAGGGGGTGATGGTGGTGTTCTGCGTGAGGTTTCAAGGCATTCCTCTGTGGAACAAATTGACATCTGTGAAATTGACAAGATGGTGGTAGAT GTCTCCAAGCAATTTTTCCCTCATCTAGCTGTTGGATTTGAAGACCCTCGTGTGTCATTACACATTGGAGATG GTGTCGCCTTTTTGAAAAATGCTCCAGAGGGTACATATGATGCAGTAATTGTGGATTCATCTGATCCGATAG GTCCTGCTCAGGAGCTTTTTGAAAAGCCTTTCTTCCAGTCGGTGGCCAGAGCTTTGCGTCCTGGTGGAGTTGTATGCACCCAGGCAGAGAGCATATGGTTACATATGCACATTATCGAAGATATTGTTGTCAATTGTCGCCAAGTTTTCAAAGGCTCGGTTAACTATGCTTGGACAACAGTACCTACATACCCTAG CGGAGTTATTGGGTTCATGCTTTGCTCCACTGAAGGGCCAGCTGTTGATTTCCAGCACCCTGTTTTCAACATTGAGGAGGATGAACATTCTACAAAAGCAAAGGGACCCCTTAAGTTCTACAACTCGGAG ATCCACACAGCATCATTCTGTTTGCCCTCTTTTGCAAAGAGGGTAATTGAGTCAAAGGCGAACTGA